The region CCGCCCGCGACAAGGAGACCGGCAAGGAACAGAAGATCGCCATAAGCAATTCCACGAACCTGGCCGAGAGCGAGATCAATCGGATGGTCGACGAAGCCCGGCTCCACGCCGAAGAGGACAAAAAGAGGCGCGCCTGGGTCGACGCCAGGAATGAGCTCGAGGCCGCGTCCTACCAGGTAGAAAGGATGATAGCGGATCTCGGCGACAGGGCCCCGGCCCATGAAAAGGCCAGGGGCGAGGAACTGGTCAGGGAGGCCAAGGAAGCCATCTCCAAGGAGGAGGAGACCCCCAGGCTTCAGTCGCTGACGCAGGACCTGAAGCAGGCGGCGGCAGCGCTCTCCCAGCATGAAGGTCCTTCCCAGGCTGAGGGACCCGAAGGGCCAGCCGCCGGGGGTGGACCAGGCAAGGAAGAGGATGTAATAGACGCCGAATTCAATGAAGGTTGATGCAATTAAAAAAGGGGGCGTGCCGTAGGCATCGCCGCGACAGGACAGGCGCCCCGGTCAGGGTGGAGGAGTTTCGATGAAGTTCAGGGATTACTACGAGATCCTCGGAGTGCCGAGGAACGCGTCGCAGAAGGATATACAGAAGGCTTACAGGAAACTCGCGAGGAAATACCACCCAGACGTCAACAAGGAGGCCGACGCTGAAAACCGCTTCAAGGAGATCAACGAAGCCTACGAGGTTCTCCGCGACGCCGAAAAAAGAAAGAAGTACGACACCCTCGGGGCTAATTGGAAGGATGGGCAGGACTTCTCTCCTCCCCCCGGATGGGAAGGGGCCTTCCAGTTCGGCGGCGGGGGCGGCGGCAGTCCCTTCAGCGACTTCTTCGAGGCCCTCTTCGGCAACCTGGGGGGGTTCACCACCATGGAAGGGCAACCCTTCCATGGGCGTTCCCTTCGCCGTCGCGGCCGGAACCTGGAGTCGAAAATTGAACTGACCCTCGATGAGATAGCCTCCGGGGGGAAGAAGCGCGTCGAGTTCGAGGTCCTCGCCCGGGGCGCCGACGGGCGCGCCCGCAGGAGTCGCAAGTCCCTCGAGGTCACTATCCCCAGGGGGGTGACCCAGGGTTCGAGGATCCGCCTTGCCGGCCAGGGTGAAAAGGGAAGCGGCGGCGGCCCTGCCGGTGATCTCTACCTCGAGGTAGAAGTCGTTAAGGATCCCTGCTTCGAGATCGAAGGCCAGGACCTCCGCACGACCGTGGACATCACCCCCTGGGACGCCGCCCTCGGAGGGAGCGTCCAGGTTCCCGTCCTGGGTGGCTCGGTGACGATGAAGATCCCCGCGGGGACCCAGAGCGGCCAGGTGCTCAGGATCAGGGGCAAGGGGCTGCCCGGCAGGGGGGACTGCGCCGGGAACATACTGGTCACCGTGAAGATCGCCGTGCCCAGGAAACTCACGGACAGGGAACGGGAGCTCTTCGAGGCGCTGAAAAAGGAGTCGGCGTTCAAACCCGAGACTAAAATCAGAAAGCGATAGATATTTGTCAAAAGTGTAGGTCTGACCCCTCAGTAGGTCTTTGTCAAAAGTGTAGGTCTGACCCCTCAGGAGGAGGTTGCCCATGGATCTGAATAAACTTACCCTCAAATCCCAGGAGGTGCTCTCGAGCGCTCAGAACATAGCCGTGACCATGGGACACACCGAGGTCGACGGTGAACACCTGCTGCTGGCCCTCCTGCGCCAGGAGGACGGGCTCATCCCCCGGCTTCTCGCCAGGATGGGCGTCCACCCCGAAGAAATATCGGAAGAGACGGAAAGGGAACTCTCCCGCAGGAGCAGGGTGACCGGACCCGGCGTCGAGCCGGGAAAGATCCACCTTTCCATGGGGCTTTCGAAACTGCTCGTCTCCGCCGAGGAGGACGCCGCCAGGATGAGGGACGAGTACGTCTCGGTGGAGCACCTGTTCATGAGGCTCCTGGAGGAAGGCAATACCACCGCCGCGGGGAGGGTCCTCGCCAAGGCCGGCGTTACGTCCCAGGCTTTCCTCGCCATCCTGCAGGATGTAAGGGGCAGCCAAAGGGTCCAGAGCGCCGATCCGGAGGGGACCTACGAGGCCCTGGAGAGGTACGGCAGCGACCTGGTGGTCCTGGCGAGGTCGGGCAGGCTCGACCCCGTCATCGGCCGCGACGAGGAGATCCGCAGGGTCATCAGGATACTGAGCCGCAAGACGAAAAACAACCCCGTTCTCATCGGCGAACCCGGCGTCGGCAAGACGGCCATCGTGGAGGGGTTGGCCCAGCGCATTGTCCGGGGCGACGTCCCGGAAGGGCTCAAGGATCGTTCCGTCTTCGCCCTCGATATGGGAGCCCTCCTTGCCGGGGCCAAGTACAGGGGCGAGTTCGAGGAACGGCTCAAGGCGGTGCTGAACGAGATCAAGGAGAGCGACGGCCGCATCCTGCTTTTCATAGATGAACTGCACACCATTGTCGGCGCCGGCAAGGCCGAGGGAGCCATCGACGCCGGCAACATGCTCAAGCCCATGCTCGCCAGGGGCGAACTTCACTGCATAGGGGCCACCACCGTCGACGAGTACCGCAAGCACATCGAGAAAGACGCCGCCCTCGAACGCCGCTTCCAGCCCGTCCTAGTGGAAGAACCCACCGTGGAGGACACCATATCCATTCTCAGGGGGCTCAAGGAACGTTTCGAGGTCCACCACGGCGTCAGGATACAGGACAATGCCCTGGTGGCCGCCGCTGTCCTCTCGAACAGGTACATCTCCGACCGATTCCTCCCCGACAAGGCCATCGACCTCGTCGACGAAGCCTCGGCCCTTATACGCACCGAGATAGACTCCCTCCCGGCCGACCTGGACGCCGCCGCCCGCAGGGTGATGCAGATGGAGATCGAGGAGGCGGCCCTTTCAAAGGAGACCGACAAGGCCAGCGAACAGAGGCTGGAGGTGCTGAGGAAGGAACTCCAGGGCGTCCGTTCCGCCGCCGACGCTATGAGGGCTCGTTACGAGTCGGAAAAGCAGGCCATTGGGAAGCTCCAGGGCTTGAGGGAACAGATAGAAAACGTGAA is a window of Thermovirga sp. DNA encoding:
- a CDS encoding DnaJ domain-containing protein: MKFRDYYEILGVPRNASQKDIQKAYRKLARKYHPDVNKEADAENRFKEINEAYEVLRDAEKRKKYDTLGANWKDGQDFSPPPGWEGAFQFGGGGGGSPFSDFFEALFGNLGGFTTMEGQPFHGRSLRRRGRNLESKIELTLDEIASGGKKRVEFEVLARGADGRARRSRKSLEVTIPRGVTQGSRIRLAGQGEKGSGGGPAGDLYLEVEVVKDPCFEIEGQDLRTTVDITPWDAALGGSVQVPVLGGSVTMKIPAGTQSGQVLRIRGKGLPGRGDCAGNILVTVKIAVPRKLTDRERELFEALKKESAFKPETKIRKR
- the clpB gene encoding ATP-dependent chaperone ClpB, whose protein sequence is MDLNKLTLKSQEVLSSAQNIAVTMGHTEVDGEHLLLALLRQEDGLIPRLLARMGVHPEEISEETERELSRRSRVTGPGVEPGKIHLSMGLSKLLVSAEEDAARMRDEYVSVEHLFMRLLEEGNTTAAGRVLAKAGVTSQAFLAILQDVRGSQRVQSADPEGTYEALERYGSDLVVLARSGRLDPVIGRDEEIRRVIRILSRKTKNNPVLIGEPGVGKTAIVEGLAQRIVRGDVPEGLKDRSVFALDMGALLAGAKYRGEFEERLKAVLNEIKESDGRILLFIDELHTIVGAGKAEGAIDAGNMLKPMLARGELHCIGATTVDEYRKHIEKDAALERRFQPVLVEEPTVEDTISILRGLKERFEVHHGVRIQDNALVAAAVLSNRYISDRFLPDKAIDLVDEASALIRTEIDSLPADLDAAARRVMQMEIEEAALSKETDKASEQRLEVLRKELQGVRSAADAMRARYESEKQAIGKLQGLREQIENVKRDIERAERDYDLNRAAELKHGKLPDLERRLAAEEEMLVSRQGGEKLLREEVTAEEISRIVSRWTSIPVARLLEGEREKLLRLDEILHKRVIGQDEAVQLVADAVLRARSGIKDPKKPVGSFIFLGPTGVGKTELARTLAEALFDSEENMIRVDMSEYMEKHSVSRLVGAPPGYVGYEEGGQLTEAVRRKPYSVILFDEIEKAHHDVFNILLQILDDGRLTDNRGRTVNFTNTIIIMTSNIGASDLMEGITPSGGIPDSVQESVMRQVRASFRPEFLNRVDDIVLFKPLTVGEIEQIVDLLAAGLQKRLRDQGITLEITSAARNHVAREGYDPVYGARPLKRYISREIETPIARLIISKGLGEGSQIVVDEQEGKLVTRAS